Proteins co-encoded in one Scyliorhinus torazame isolate Kashiwa2021f chromosome 31, sScyTor2.1, whole genome shotgun sequence genomic window:
- the LOC140404655 gene encoding monocarboxylate transporter 13-like encodes MPKPIGREPPDGSWGWMVVLAGFLKSCLTFGIVRSFGVFFGPFIQHFDESANRVSWISSIAVATQQFASPLGSIFGARYGARPVVMVGGVLACLGMLTASFGQSLLHLYLSAGLLTGFGWALVFSPTVSMIAKYFKRRRALATGLAFTGVGVASFFFSPLFQLLIDGYGWRGALQILSAMMLNLCVCAALLRPITLTEDLPATPGALPDDGAKRTACWGKVTSAFDLTLFLHRGFMAYSFSAGLIAMGFFVPHIHLVAHGKDLGLSDYEAAFLMSVTAISDTVARLFSGWVADLGLIRKIHMLFLWGVLTGVSLLLIPTGNSYSSLVGLSLLYGLGAGGLPTLFFATLSDIVGIGRILNASGLYLMLMSIGGLFGPPLSGFLRDRTGNFVLSFLTASGFIFAGSLVLFFIPRFFVRTGALAEQEMAGPAGRNREELEEEGPVLQKEETISDADLGRRLSWTVAETLESNF; translated from the exons ATGCCGAAGCCCATCGGCCGGGAGCCGCCAGATGGGAGCTGGGGATGGATGGTGGTTCTGGCGGGATTCCTGAAGAGTTGCTTGACATTCGGAATTGTCCGTTCTTTCGGAGTCTTCTTCGGCCCCTTCATTCAACACTTTGACGAGTCGGCCAACCGGGTTTCTTGGATCAGTTCAATCGCGGTGGCCACACAACAGTTTGCAA GTCCACTGGGAAGTATATTTGGGGCACGTTATGGAGCTCGCCCTGTGGTCATGGTGGGTGGGGTTTTAGCGTGCTTGGGGATGCTCACAGCCTCGTTCGGACAGAGCCTACTGCATTTGTACCTCTCCGCCGGACTCCTGACAG GTTTCGGCTGGGCCTTAGTCTTCAGCCCCACAGTATCCATGATCGCCAAGTACTTCAAGAGGCGCAGAGCCCTGGCGACCGGTTTGGCCTTTACTGGAGTGGGAGTCGCGTCTTTCTTCTTCTCTCCGCTGTTTCAGCTCCTGATCGATGGGTATGGTTGGCGCGGGGCCCTCCAGATCCTGTCCGCCATGATGCTGAACCTCTGTGTCTGTGCGGCCCTGCTCAGACCCATCACGCTCACCGAGGACCTTCCCGCTACCCCGGGGGCGCTTCCCGACGATGGGGCGAAAAGAACTGCGTGTTGGGGTAAAGTGACCTCTGCCTTCGACTTGACCCTTTTCCTGCACCGTGGGTTCATGGCGTACAGCTTCTCAGCGGGTCTGATAGCTATGGGCTTCTTTGTCCCCCACATCCACCTGGTGGCTCATGGGAAGGACCTTGGACTGAGCGATTACGAGGCGGCCTTCCTGATGTCGGTCACTGCCATCTCGGACACCGTGGCCCGGCTCTTTTCCGGCTGGGTTGCTGACCTCGGGTTGATTCGGAAAATCCACATGCTATTCCTCTGGGGTGTTCTCACCGGAGTCAGCCTCCTGCTAATTCCCACGGGAAACTCGTATTCCAGTCTCGTGGGACTTAGTCTCCTCTATGGCCTGGGCGCTGGAGGCTTGCCCACCCTCTTCTTTGCCACCCTGTCAGATATCGTCGGGATTGGGCGCATTCTCAATGCATCAGGGCTCTATCTGATGTTGATGAGTATTGGCGGACTATTTGGCCCTCCCCTCTCAG GGTTTCTGCGGGACCGGACAGGAAACTTCGTCCTTTCCTTTCTGACTGCGAGCGGCTTCATCTTCGCCGGATCGCTCGTTCTCTTCTTCATTCCGAGATTTTTTGTCCGCACAGGCGCCCTCGCCGAGCAGGAGATGGCCGGTCCTGCTGGGAGGAACAGGGAGGAACTGGAAGAGGAGGGCCCTGTTCTCCAGAAGGAAGAGACAATATCCGATGCCGATTTGGGAAGGAGGTTGTCCTGGACCGTGGCGGAGACTTTGGAGAGTAACTTTTAG